The genomic window TTATCTCAtcctgttttaatttcttggtTTTATGTAAGTTTTATGTATGTAGCAATCCATGAATATAACttctaaaaaatatatattgggGTGCATgctcaaaatgttttttttctgatagggATGTGCAATCAAACAGGTTTCAGAGTCATGGGTCTAGGTAACTAAAGAGGTGGTTGAAACTACCAGCTGTTATCCACTAAGTCAGAACCattatatattttgaatttcccactttcaaaaggaattttaacTGTTGGTGATCCgaacctttttttcctgccttgagATATAGGAAGTCTCCATAAAGAACATTGTTCTTTACTATCATGGCACTTCTCAGGCTTCTATCATGTCATCTATATGGTGCTCTCTAAGTAGCCAAAAAAGCATATGAGCTCTGAGCCTATGAGGTTGATCGCTGGCTGACAGTAAGGATACTTTTAccttcataaaataaaattccacaGGTAAAGATTGCAGAATCCTTAGATTACATACCTCTATCGCTTAATATGCTAAGAAGTAATAGGTTACAGGCGTATTGGGGCAAATAGGCCCAATTATTCTTTGGTTTTTAAACTAGGTTAAAACTAGAATTTCACTAATGGCACAACTATAATTAATCTTCCTGTGAGGCAGAGAATGGATGGGCTAGATAAATTCCTTCCAGCCTTATTTTCCAGTACTCGGAAGATGTGGCAATTTTGgtgaagtttaattttttaagacatACACTATGCCTTATAGAGGCAGACGGGAAATTGGAATGTTGAATCAAAGATGAGAATTAGGACATCAGGTAACCAAACACCAAATCAGATAGGTCAGTGTGCCTACTGTGCTACAGGCAGTCTTTTGATGGTTAGAATTCTGTAAATTAGACTCACCATTCAAAGGGACAGTTCAGGGACTCTGCCTTTCTCCTCCATTCCCCTTACTCCAGTTAGTATTTTGCAATCCATTTCTCCCAGTACTGGAGGTTTCTCAGGTCACAGTCATGAGTttcttcttctgctgctgctgccacctaCCAGTTTTATTATTCTGTTGCAGCAGAAGGGCATATAGAAGAAGTTCGTGTTCAGCATGCACATAATCATCATCCTTTGTCTAAGATGTCATGGCCTATTCAAGTTCTACAACATTTCCCCATACACTAGGCAAAGCACTGGGCAAAACCAAGATCAATACAAGGCTTTGAAAGCCATTCCATGAAGAGGAAGGAGCATGATCTGTAAAACCACCTTTCAAGAAACATTAAATACCGAAACATTAATTTCTGCAGAATGCAGGACATTTTTATCAACTCTCCCCACCAAAgatctgtatttctttcaagACAATCTCTACTTAATATGTATCTAAAATCAGGTTAGAGATGCAAAACTGTGATCCAACATGAATTCATTAATAaatttgaggaaaagaaattcttatttttagaCATTATTACAAACCCCAAAAAGACACCCAACCACATGCCTGAAAGTGTTACACCCGTGTCCTATAGCAGTTGATGCAcaaaaatatacacaaataAAGGAATAGGCCTGCCCAGTGCTGAGACGCAAGAAGTGGGTGtgtctgaaaggaaaaagcattgGAAACATAAGTATAACAGGTTTGTAAAATTATCTTGCAAGTAAAATTAAAGACACAAATTATACACTCAATTATACCAGTGAAATTGGATATCACTCCACTGACTTTCACAGAGTGATTCCAGGATTATCTCAGTGTAATTGAGAGCAAAATTTGGCTATAAAATTATTCCCTCCCACCTTAATTTGAAGCTGCAGCTTATGGTATTGCTGATAAATTTACTGTGTatcaggaaaatatatattgagACTACAAAAAGTAGACTATTTTATTACGGTATAGAGGAGTTATTagcatacacagaaaaataatctgaaacaAGTGCTAATTCCTTACAGATGTCATGGGAAATAGAAAACTGCATTTGGAAACTTGGAAGCCTGTCTGTAGGCTCATATTCTTCAACTTGGAATGGTATTCCAATTGTCTGATATTTACATCTGAGTAAAATACAAGATTATCCTCcttaaaagaagtaaaagaatATTAAGTACCCAGCAGTGTTACATGATTTGAGATTCAGGGAGTTGAGTTACCAGAGAAGGATAAAATGTACAAGTGCTTCGATACAGCAGTAAGGACAACATAAAATATATCCCCCATCCTCCACAAACAGAATAATCAACCCCAATCAAGTCTTTTTCTTCAGCACATGTATTCTTCCATCTGTCCTCTTTACCGGATCCTGCTCTATTGAATTTTAATAGATTTAACGTTCTTAGCACTAGTTTTTCATATCTATCAACTCCTAATTGATGCAGTTATATTTTATGTTCATTTGGCAAATGGAAAGCAACATACCTTTCAAAAATCTAAGCTAAAATAGTACATTTGAAGGCAAACTACCTTGAACTGACAAAGAAGTGGAATGAATGTATTACAAAACTATTCCTCACACAGTCACATGAGGGGACTCACTTCTGTCTTACCTGAGTAAAGCAAAGGACAATGACAGTTTTTTTAAAGGTCAACAAGCATAaggagggaaactgaggaagaaaagtagGATTTTCTCTAAACATCACAGTTAAAGAAATCATTCAACAAGTTTCACCAGAATGAACTgatgggaagaaaggaaggcagACAAGTTAGCAAATTTATGAAGGTTACAGTAAGAGCAGAAAAGTCTCAATTTACCTGACAACAGGTCGGTTTTGGATGTCACCAAACTGCTGCGTTTACCATTTTACCCGCTTGCATTACTGGGGGGAAAAGTTTAGGAAGGAACATTCTCAAGGATTTTTCATAAGTTCTCACTCTTGCCATcggaaaggggagaaggggtTTTCTCTGGATTGTTTGACTTTTTTGGCTCCTGAAAAGTTTTGCAAAGAACAGTAACAAAGTGTGAACTGTTAGAacacatttctgtaaaaaaaggTAGAATAAGTCACACAAAACAGAGCAACAACAAATCCCACCCGAAATCCTCACATCCAATTTGTGTcattgttttaaacaaataaacaaaacaaaaacttttcaACTCAAATTATGAACATGAGAGGTTTGAAGACTTCTAACAGCAGGCCAAGATCCACCATCAGAATGCTCCAAAAGTCACTCTCAAAGGTTAAGAAAggtttaaagaaataaaacaaagaaaaaggcagcaaacaTCTGGTTATAAATCCTGCAGTGTACAGCTTAAAACAATTCCTagagcagtgaaaaaaattaaaaattaaaaagacagtAGCAACAGAAGTTACCTGTCCGAGCACCTACTATTCCATAGAGAGAACAGGAGTGGGTCGTGTGTCTCACACCAGCCATAAAGCCCAAAAACCTTCTCAAAAAGAGTGAGCCATGAGAAAGATACTGTACATGTGATCTGGTTTCAAAGTTTCTCTAAGCCCTTATGGTCCCTTATGTATTTAACTGACAGATTTTTGCAATAAGGGgagaaaatatttagcaaaagTCACTGGTTTCATTTGTTGGATTCTGTAGTCCTGTACAGCACCTGAAGAAGTATCTCCTTTGCGCCTGACATACTTAGATGTTCCAGAGATTATTTCCTGAGTAAGTATCACACAAAGATAGCACATGAAGTTGAGAAGTTGCTTCAAGAGTGACCATCAGCtcagaatgaaaacattaaCAGTCAATATAAGCATCAAGCACTGACATTGTTTTACAGATGAGGTGTTTTAACATTACAAGAAAAGATTTTATAGAACACATTAAAGCATTGAATACAAGGCTTAAGATACAATCCATACATTGACATAGTAACACATTAATTATAAATACAGTAAgttcaacagaagaaaatctcCAGTGttacaaagaacaaaatttgaTCCCATGTAGATTAAGAAACTTATTCTTGCAAACAAGAGTTTCTAGCTGGCTCTTTCAAAGATTAAAATACGCAGAAATAGTTGTATCACCATCAGCTGTACTGGCACTATTGTAACCACCACTCTGTTGACCATTTTTTCAGCACATGCTTCCAAACCCACATATGGAGGTAGTGTTAGTGCAACTGTATGAAAGTTTAGCATGTGATTCTCAGCACAGGGAACTGAAGACGATATAAAGCTGACATCTGTAAAGTTCACCTTCAGTGGGAAACACTGACTGGTTACCATGGGCTAGATTtattggtgttttttttccttcaagtaaAAACAAGACACTTCTCTTGCATCCCCTGGCAGTTCTATGCATTTCACTATTTCACTATTTCAGGAGGTAAGTAGGGAGTAAATACATGAGACAAGTGTGCCCATTTGTATCAATGAACCCTCAAGCAAGGTATTCATGCAGCATCAATACCCAGTGTCCAAACAAATGTACATGGTGTTTCAAAACCTGTCTCCCTCTGTGACCACTATGCATAGACTTATCTCCAAACTAGCAATGAAAGCACCAACCAGAGGTCTTtcaaaaaatcttatttttacttCACAAATTTTACAACTGTGAGGTGTAACCTGAACTTTCTAAAAAGGTGATAGAAATGTAAGGTTCCTGCAAGCTATGAAATACTATGGAGACTCAAAAAACCCAGTCCAGAACCTTCAGTTACCAGCTTTTTTCTCTAAAAGATGTTTCCTGTGATAGAAACACAAGGTCCCATTACACCAACTAGCACATTCACTCCCTGCTGTTATTCCACATGTGTTCACCGTATGACAcagctggaaagggaagaatTGACCCTATCAGCCCCTAGAGGAGTACAGGCACCTACCagtaaacagacaaaaaaaagaacaaacccccccacccccacccgAAATTCCCCTTAGATaaacaagcaaaggaaaaagagtcTCTGGTAGAGACAGTTTACTGCTCAGTGACTAGAGCTCAGTTACTAGAGAATTAggtttctttcatgttttgtgGTTCTGCGACTCTTCATGGAAGTCGAAGACCTTTATATTCTTCATGTATAACCTGCGCACTTGAAGGCTCAGTAAGGATTTGAAAATACCTTTACTGCCGAAGATCCTTTTTTTGCTGGACCAGCCGGTCCACTCTCCTGTTTAACATCAACAGTCAACCTTTCACttgattttaataataatatttaattctacaaaaaaaaagagccatttTATtacattccttttaaaataaaaaaaccaaactgtaCAAAGAAGCATGATCAAACCTCCATAAAGCAGGTTAATACTGTTCTGTTTATTGCCTCTTGAAGACTCTCTGCATAGTGTCCGTGAGTTGTGTTTAAGGTCCAAGTGAAGAtaaaacagcagagcagcagagaggtgaGGAAGGGCCACAGAGGTGGGCAGTGCAGAACCTCAGAGGGTACATGGGACATGCTCCATTAAAGTatccagaaaacagcagcattgCACACACACAACCCCCCTCCAAACAAAACCTATTTTCacaagattatttttcagttgtaaaCGTTTtactttatgtttttaaaaaagaggcttatctctctatatatatctatagtTCCAGGGTTTTATGAACCCAGAGAATAAAGAGGGGaatgaaaagggagaaggaggaggaaaaggaggaggaagacaagGACTGAAAAATGAGCTCAGTATCTGTTTTGgttatttgttttccaaaccAGCTCAAGGCTAATGAAAAAATGCACAGCCAGAAGGATTAGGGAAAATCAGgaagcctggaaaaaaattaggagctAAACagccaaaaccccaaaagaaatCAAGCAAAACAAATGCGCGcgcacacaaacacacacaagtgTGTGCACTCACACCACACACATGTAAGGGGTCCAGGATCAATCTGCTGATTGATTGTGGACCTAGGttatatacttttttcttttattttttttcttttttttttttaaattctggctgagctctcttctttttcttttttttctttttttttttttttttttttaaaaataacgcgtttttttttcccaaagctaCAAACTGAGTACTTCTCCCCAGTTATACTCTTTGGATTTCTGCCAACATCAGCTTTTATGTTCAGTGGGGAAAAAGTAAGCCTGGTACGTATTGTGTGAACTGCTTTATTCTAAAGTTCCTCTGAACGACTAATCACTTTTAAccagctcttccctcctccaCGCCTTACCACATTCCTCCCTccgaaaaaaaaaagtgaaaaataaaaacaaattaacaaaaccccaacaatgtACAGGCTATATATCTCAGTGTTTTCTTAACAAACAGTCTGCGGTGTTTTCACTTTGGCCACTGTTAAAGATGCAGGCATAGAGAAGGGAGTGTTGGACTAGcatgtattaaaagaaaaaggaacattaACATTGCAGATCTCTCTCAGAAAGACTAAAACACTAACAAATACAAGTCGATGCACGTTTGCTTTAAACTAGTGTAATTCATTTTCACATTGGATTAAACATCATTTTGTATACCAAACATTACAGTGCTGTTTATCTCCTCCAACCATGCAAAAAATAGTTAAAACGTGCCATTTCTGCCCACAAATAGAATATGACTAATTCTCCTAGATACCTTCCAAAATCAGgatttgaaatgagaaaaacacaAGTACTAATATCCTCCTTCAAAAGCTTTATAAAGAAATTTAGACACAAAGCTGCCACTTAATACCAAGATGGTACAATTTACAGACTTTTACAGAAAGTTCTTGTTAAGTCAACTGACGCTTCTCTCAGCCTCATCATTTGAAAGGCCATATCCTGCAAGGTCAGAAAGTGATGACTTTAAAAGGATCCTGAACTTACAGCTCCCACCTAcaagagcaggaacagcaggtGTCCaggaattttgaaatacttggtatttaacaccttcaaCTCACATAAAGAATTTGAGGCACTCAGCAATTTACAGGATCAAGCCTTACAGAGGTAGAAGAGACTTTATTGGTGCAGTAATTCACAGAAGTTTCTAGAGAGCTGCCAGACAACTTTCTGAAAATCTTCAAGTGTGAATCATGCTTCAATGCTTGCCTGTGAAGACACATGAACTGCAATATATCTGGGGACCAAAGCAGCATTCAAATAAATCTGCTGCCTGGTTATGAACTGAACATCTTTATTGTAAAGCTGATGCTGACGAATGAAGACAATTTAACGTTCTGCAAAAAGGTAGGACAGCAATCACAGCACGTGTGCCTTTTACTCTTGCTCTCTTGACTGACACACCCACCCCCTTTCCTCATTTCCTCTGAGCGTCTCTGATAAACAGCATTGCAagttggcttaaaaaaaaaatttacaagagAGAGTTCTGTTGGTCATCTATTTACACGTGGCATCACTCCACCAGGAGTTTAATCTCATTGGCTAATAGCTGGTTCATGTTGAATAGAGCCCCCGGGAGCTTGGTGAGCAACTCTCTCTCCGTGGTCTCAGGGTCGCTGTCGACAGAGCTGGAGCTAGCACTCATATTGTCGACAGCGGCACTAGCTGGAGGGCCCAGCTCTGGCTCGCTAGTCTCGCTTGCCGTGGACACCACAGAGAGCAAGGACATGCGCCGCGTCAAGCGGCCGGGGGTGAGCAGAGAAGCGGCATAGTCCGCTATGATACCAGCTACATCTAAATTACAAGCCTTGTCAAAGGCAATGAAACCTACATTTGCATTGGCCTCGCAGACGTAGAATGAACCGTCGTCCTTCATCAGCAGGTCAATGCCGCACACATCCATCCCCAGGATGTTTGACACTTGGACTGCCAACTGCTTGCCTTGTTCACTCAGTGAGCACATCATTCCTACACCAcctggaaaaagtgaaaaaaacttGCTGTCTGTACTCTGGTCATGGGTGACTGACATCCTTCTCAACCAGTTAGCACTTTTCTGTTGGGAAGCTCCAAAGTGAGCCTGTAAGCAGACTGCTGATGACTCAGAAATCagtctccttttcctctgtgacTACTAATGAACTTGAAGGCACAGGaggatttcaaaatattctgacCTGCCTTTGGCAGGTCAAGATTATGActtgtttaaaaagcagttaaGTGATGACTTTTTAGTCCAGAAAACATATCACACATTTTTATGATCccaggatattaaaaaaaatgaactagAAAACCACACTTGTTCCTTCTAAGGTAGAGGCTTTCCCTACATATTTGTAAGTTGTCACAAGCTCTTGATAAGACTACAGCTCTAACAAATATAATTGGGGGGAGTGGGGGTTAAGACGTCGTCTATTCATTATGTCCCCTCTCAACTTGTTATCACAGATTACTGCCTTTAAAGCAAGAACTAGGGATCATTTGTGTCTGAATCTCAGCCGGTCCAGTTAACAGTCCATCATCTAAGTATTAACTGACTCAGACTTCATCTATCACAATACTTAAGTtcaaaaaatacccaaacaataacaaacaaaaaaaatatttagcagaaaAATCTTTCAGGCTACATTTCCTCAGCATCAGGTAGTAACTAAAACCTCTCAGGCATTTTGACTAACCAAAACTGTACTACACACGAACATATTTTATCCTAGCCCTGCTCAGGTTCAGTACAGTTTTAGTCAGGCAACCTCAacactccttcctccttttaCCTTCATAAACCCTGTGCCCAAAGCTATGCAGTCTCAGTTCTGAGTATGCTACAATCAATGCAGTAACCTCCTCTTCCTTCCACATGTGGTCTTTGAGGGaagaggctgcagagaggaacTTGACAGACTTAAGGCGGCACAGAAGATGCACAATGCAAATCCAACTGTTTATTGCCTTCAACAGTTTCCTCGACGTTCTCTTCTACCCTCTTGCCAACTCTCTCCTCCACCTCCCTTAAAATGttgctttctgtcttccttctttttctgttcctctcaACAGGATGGAACAAATGATAACATGGCATTAGCATGAAACTGCCACTACCACATCAGCTGCTCCATTTGTGTTCCAGAACTTTCCCCTGCTTTTCATTCATCCTATCCATCTAATACTGTGGGTAGAGAATGTCTCTCCCTCTGTGTCTGCTCAACATGCATCTTACTTAATCCCTACTCTTATGTTCCCTCTGTAAGCCCCCAGCAGTAAACAcaattaatacaaaataaaacctgcagCTTATTTCAGTTGGCTTTGTGATTTTTCAGCTGGATTGAAAAATTCTGACCAAAACTACCAACAGTGCTTTTCCTACCAAGTGAGCAGTTACTCTGCATCCTCCCATCTGTTGAGCAGCGGAGCATGGTGCCCACCACACGGCCTCCTACTACGATGACACGTACGTCCTTGCCATGGGACTCtttaacatatttttgaaataagtAAGGGGCATCATGACGGATCAAATGGCTTAGGTCGGCCAAATGGTGCTTGTCTCGTGCCAGGAACACAGCTTTACCTGTATGGAGAAAAAGAACATCAGAAGACTGAAAACAGCTACTCATTTGAGCTGCCTCAGTGATTCAGCACATGAAAGTAAAACCTCTGACCAGCATGCTGCCTGTTCTCAGAGGCCCCATCCACATACCCATATACCCATTTACAAATTCTGCCAGGGACAACAGTGTTCCACAGATGTAGTGCTTTTAAGTGTTCAAgtgctgctgacagagctgaggaaacatgtgaggagttaaaaaaaaaagaaagaaagaaagaaagaaaaaagaaaaacttgtaGATAAAGGAGGTGGTCTTGCAATTTCTACTCCTTTTGGTACAAGTCCttaatgagaggaaaaaagggaagaaaaagagcagtAGACATTTAATTAATAACAATTTTATTCATCCAAGAGGACTGGACCCACAACCTACAGCTTTGACACACAGGAACCAAAGACATGAAACTGTTAAACACTGGGCAACTAAAAACTCTGAAGCCACAAGTGTGCCACTGCATAATCAACCACTTCCCTGTTGGGAAGTTGCTGAATGCTGCTCTTCCCATTACCTACAAGGGCTTACAACTCCAGAATGAGGTTTTGCAGTGGAACAACtacattcagagaaaaatactaGACTCTACAGTATCCAAGATAATTTAAGTAGATTCCACAAGACATGAAATGAATGGAATATACTacaatttacaaaaaaaaccaaaaaacaactcTTTAGAAATCATTAGCTTTTCTGCAAGCAACACCTCTAGGACTTGGAATTTTTAACCTAAAATATGTCATTTCATTCCCCTTCCCTTCTAGAGCACACCAAAGACTTCTTTGTTCTTTCCCAATTTTAGCAATACTGATGAAAGTCACTTCTGAAACAGACTCTACCAATTTCCACCTCGTTTCTCGTCTTAAAAGACTGCATTCTTTCCCCCCTTTAGCTACATTTCCCaactccttttcccctttcctaaGGACTCTTTCTATGTCATATTAGACTTATGTTTTGCAATAGGGCTGCACAGTTCTTGTCACAGAACTGTCATTCAAATATCTTAAATAAGGCAACAGGAATGCAGCAGTAGCACAAGGAGGAGAAATAATATGTAAAGAATTCCATCAAGGGCTCCAAAGCCCAACTGGGGCAGCCTCTTTCATCAGGATTTAAGGTCTCCATAACACAGAACATTGCTTGAGGAACACAGAATTTCTCATTACAGAGAAATGAGAATGTAAGCTTAAAAATCATGACAACACAGCAAAAACCTCCATgtgctttctcttcctcctttctcctatTCCAGACTTCATGTCTCTTACAGGCACTTAATAATCCTACTGCATTCTTGAAATTAAATAGGAAGAATGATGCCATGGAGGGAAACTCTCTAGTTCTTGGGAATTATGGAGCATCACAACATCTTGGCAAAAACAAGATTGGCAcatttgctgcagcagcaaattacacagaaaacacagctaaaattacttttattcatCCGCCAGCACCTATGACCATGTTtgcctgtttattttaaatgccatTTCTAAATGGCTGTTCTTCAATTAATGTGAAAAAGTTTCCCCAACTCTCTTAATGTGAAAGGATATGTACTGTGCATAAATTTGCATTAGAATGCCTGGAATTTAAAGTGCTCTAAAGGCAAAACTTGTAAACAGATTTACATGTATCCTAgctaaaaaaaggagaaggaagtcAATAGCTGTAACTATCACTGTTTAACAGATCTTAACTAGAGGCAGTGTCAAGTCAAATCCACTGCCTCAGATATTCCACAGTTGTGAAATTCAGCTTGCTGCAAAATCAAACTCCAACT from Chiroxiphia lanceolata isolate bChiLan1 chromosome 2, bChiLan1.pri, whole genome shotgun sequence includes these protein-coding regions:
- the RIMKLB gene encoding beta-citrylglutamate synthase B isoform X1: MCSSVAPRLWFLTDRRIREDYPQQEILRALKAKCCEEELDFRALVMDEVVLTIEDGNLGLRVKGELVTSYPQVVVVRVPTPWVQSDSDITVLRHLEKMGCRLMNRPQAILNCVNKFWTFQELAGHGVPLPDTFSYGGHENFSKMIDEAEVLEFPMVVKNTRGHRGKAVFLARDKHHLADLSHLIRHDAPYLFQKYVKESHGKDVRVIVVGGRVVGTMLRCSTDGRMQSNCSLGGVGMMCSLSEQGKQLAVQVSNILGMDVCGIDLLMKDDGSFYVCEANANVGFIAFDKACNLDVAGIIADYAASLLTPGRLTRRMSLLSVVSTASETSEPELGPPASAAVDNMSASSSSVDSDPETTERELLTKLPGALFNMNQLLANEIKLLVE
- the RIMKLB gene encoding beta-citrylglutamate synthase B isoform X2, whose product is MCSSVAPRLWFLTDRRIREDYPQQEILRALKAKCCEEELDFRALVMDEVVLTIEDGNLGLRVKGELVTSYPQVVVVRVPTPWVQSDSDITVLRHLEKMGCRLMNRPQAILNCVNKFWTFQELAGHGVPLPDTFSYGKAVFLARDKHHLADLSHLIRHDAPYLFQKYVKESHGKDVRVIVVGGRVVGTMLRCSTDGRMQSNCSLGGVGMMCSLSEQGKQLAVQVSNILGMDVCGIDLLMKDDGSFYVCEANANVGFIAFDKACNLDVAGIIADYAASLLTPGRLTRRMSLLSVVSTASETSEPELGPPASAAVDNMSASSSSVDSDPETTERELLTKLPGALFNMNQLLANEIKLLVE
- the RIMKLB gene encoding beta-citrylglutamate synthase B isoform X3, coding for MLGTKGLRVKGELVTSYPQVVVVRVPTPWVQSDSDITVLRHLEKMGCRLMNRPQAILNCVNKFWTFQELAGHGVPLPDTFSYGGHENFSKMIDEAEVLEFPMVVKNTRGHRGKAVFLARDKHHLADLSHLIRHDAPYLFQKYVKESHGKDVRVIVVGGRVVGTMLRCSTDGRMQSNCSLGGVGMMCSLSEQGKQLAVQVSNILGMDVCGIDLLMKDDGSFYVCEANANVGFIAFDKACNLDVAGIIADYAASLLTPGRLTRRMSLLSVVSTASETSEPELGPPASAAVDNMSASSSSVDSDPETTERELLTKLPGALFNMNQLLANEIKLLVE